Part of the Oerskovia paurometabola genome is shown below.
CGCGTCGCGGGTCCGCGTGGCTGCGGCTCGATGAACGGACGAAGGGTTCGTTCGCGGATGTCCCCGCATGGACAGAAGGTACGAGGAACAGCATGGCGCAGGGTTCTGTGAAGTGGTTCAACGCTGAGAAGGGCTACGGGTTCATCGCCCAGGACGGCGGCGGCGCCGACGTCTTCGTCCACTACTCCGCGATCGAGGCCCAGGGCTACCGGTCGCTCGAAGAGGCTCAGCGGGTCGAGTTCGAGATCACCCAGGGTCCCAAGGGCCCGCAGGCGGAGAACGTCCGCCCGCTCTGATCTCCCTGATCGTGTGCCGACTCTCGCGGGTCGGTGTCGGAGGCCGTACCCCCGCCAGGGGGTGCGGCCTCCGTGCTGCGTCAGCCCTTCCCGTGCCCGACGACGTCGCGTCCGTCCGCGTCCGCCGCACCCGCGGACGTGGCGTCGGCGGGCGGGAGCGACGGCTCCGGGTCCGTGGGCGGGCCGGGCACCGGTGGGTCCTCGAGCGGTGCCGCCGTGCCGGCGAACCGGCGTGCTTCCTCGCCCGTGAGCAGCGTGGCCGGGACGGGCAGGCTGCGCAGCGTGCGTGCGAGCCCAGCGTCGCGCAGGTCGAGCCCTGCCGGGGCCGAGGTGTCGGACGAGCCGGCCACGGTGGGGGCCGCGCCGCGGACGGCGACCAGGACGAGGTTCCCGTAGCGGCGCCCCTTGAGCTGTCCCGGTTCGGCGATCAGACCCACCTCGTCCCAGACGTCCCGGTCGGTCGAGCCGCTCGCGGCGAGGGCGGAGACGGCCGTGGCGAGCTCGGCCCGCGCGAGGGCGAGCGGCGGGCGGTCGGCGCAGTTCGCGAGGTAGAGGCCGCCGGGGCGCAGCACGCGCAGGACGTCGCGCACGAAGGCCGTCGTCGTGACGTGCTCGGGGGTGGTGTCCCCCGCGAAGACGTCGCGCACGACGACGTCCGCGCTCGCGTCCGCCAGCGTCGCGAGCTCCGCGCGAGCGTCGCCGGCGCGCAACCGCAGGCGGGGGGCACGGGGGAGCGCGAACCACTCGCGCACGCGCGTGACGAGGTCGGCGTCCAGGTCGACCGCGACCTGGCGGGAGTCGGGGCGCTCGTGCTCGACGTACCGGGCGAACGTGCACCCGGCGGCGCCCAGGTGGACGACCCGCAGGGGGCCGGGCGGGAGCGCGGCGAGGACCGCCGCCATCTGCTGCATGTACTCGAACGTGAGAAGGCCCGGGTCGGCGAGGTCCAGGTGCGAGCTCGGCACCCCGTTGACGAGGAGGGTGACGCCCGTGCTGCCGTCCGGGTCCGGCACCAGCCGGGCGGTGCCCGTCGAGGTGCGGAGCTCCTCGGTGGGCAGGTCGCGAGTGGTCTCGGCGCCCTGCGGCCGCGCGCCTGCGCGGCCGCGGCGCGACGGCGGGACGGTCTCTGTGGGTGGGGAGGTGGATGCTGAGGAACGACGGGACGAGCGCCCGGTGGTCTTGCGGCCCATGAGGTCAACCGTAGGGGGTGCGGGACCGCGGGTGCGCCCTCGTCGCCGGACCGCCGGGTCGACCGACCTGACCGAGCGGATTGACAGATTCGAACAGGTGTTCGATAGTTGGCATGGAGGTGTTCCGATGACCACACAGCACAGGGCGCTCCCGGGAGCGGGGGCCGTCGCTCCCGAGGTCGCGCGCCTCCTGGCCCGTGCCGACGCCGAGCTGGTCGCTGCCGGGCTCACGGCCGACCCTGCGGAGCGCTTCGTCCACTCGCACCTCGGGGCGCTGCGGTCCGCGGCCGCCGTGGTCGCGCTCCGTGGCAGGCCGTCCTCGCGGTCTCGCGCGCGGTCCGTCTGGGACATGCTCGCGCTCGTCGAGCCGGGCCTGTCAGGCTGGTCGGTCTACTTCGCGGGCGGGGCGCGGATCAGGGCCGCAGTCGACGCGGGGCGCTTCGACGCGGTCGAGGCGCACCAGGCCGACGAGATCATGGCCTGCGCCGAGGACTTCCGCGACGAGGTCGCCATGCTCGTCGACCCCGACGTCGGGTTCGTCCGCCATCCCTCCCTGCGGGTCGTGGCCTCGTGAGGCCCCTCGTGGCGGGCGTGCGATGAGCCGCGGCCCACGAGCCACGCAGGCTCGACGCGACTGGGGGGACGACGAGACGGGCTGCTCCATCCTGCACGTCGACATGGACGCCTTCTTCGCCTCGGTCGAGCTGACGCGCCGCCCGGAGCTGGTGGGGAGGCCCGTGATCGTCGGCGGGGCCGAGCGCAGCGTCGTCCTGGCGGCCACGTACGAGGCGCGCGAGTTCGGCGTCCACTCGGCCATGCCCATGGCGCTCGCCCGTCGGCTGTGCCCGCACGCCGTCATCGTGCCTCCTGACCACCGGGCGTACCAGGACGCTTCGCGCGCGGTCATGGAGATCGTCCACGAGATCACGGCGCTCGTCGAGCAGATCAGCATCGACGAGGCGTTCCTCGACGTGAGCGGCGCCCGTCGCAGGCTGGGCGCGCCGACGTTCATCGCCCAGGGTCTGCGGGAGCGGGTCCGGCAGGAGGTCGGCATCACCTGCTCCGTCGGGATAGCCACGACCAAGTTCGTCGCCAAGCTCGCGTCCACGCACGCCAAGCCGGACGGCCTGATGCTGGTCCCGGCATCCTCGACCGTGCCCTTCCTGCGCACGCTGCCCGCAGGGGCTCTGTGGGGGGTCGGGGAGCGGACCGAGAAGACGCTCGCGGGATGGGGCATCACGACCGTCGCGGAGCTCGCCGACACCGACGTCGCGACGTTGCAGGCCGCGGTCGGGAAGGCGGCCGGTGCCCACCTGCACGACCTCGCCTGGGGTCGGGACCCCCGTCCCGTCGAACCCGGGCGTGCCGAGCAGAGCATCGGTGCCGAGACGACGTTCGCGCAGGACCTCTACGACTTCGCGGTCATCGGATCGGCCTTGCTGGGCCTCGCGGACCGGTGTGCGTCCCGCCTGCGCAGTCAGGGGTTCGTGGCGCGGACGGTGTCGGTGAAGGTCCGGACGGCGGACTTCCGCACGCTCACGCGTTCCCGAACGCTCGCTTCGCCCACCGACGTGGCGCAGGAGATCCACGCCGTGGCGCTCGAGCTCGCACGGGGCGTGGACCGACGTGGCCTGCCCGTGCGCCTCGTGGGTGTGCGTGCGGAGAACCTGGAACGTCGGGGCGCCTCGGTCGAACAGCCGACGCTCGAGGAGTCGGTGCAGGAGGCGTCCGGCGCGCAACGCGAGGCCGAGCGGGCGCTCGACCTGATCCGCGACCGTTTTGGGGTGAATTCGATCGGCCCGGCGTCCACGCGACGGCGCTCGACTACCACCCGGGCAGATGTAGAACTATCCTGAGGGGGACACATATCAACCGCTGAGAACCGGGGGTGCCCATGCCTCTGTCAGAGTACGAGCAGCGCGTACTGGAACAGATGGAAAGAGCGCTGACCTCGGATGATCCGCGGTTGGCGACGACGCTTCAGTCGAGCCCCCGGAAGTCGGGTCTGCGCTACGTCGCCGCAGGCGTCGGCGTCGTCGGAGGACTGCTTCTCCTCGTGTTCGGTGCGGCGTCGGCCTCGCCGGTGCTGGGAGTCGCCGGGTTCGTCGTGATGTTCGCGGGCGTCGCGTTCGCGTTCTCCGCGCCCCGCAAGTCGACGACCGGTCCGGTCGGGGTCGTGGACGAGCACGGCAAGGTCACGCCCCCGAAGGCCTCGGCCAAGGGAGGCGCGTCCCGTCAGGGCTTCCTCACCCGACTGGAAGAGCGTTGGGACCGTCGACGCGAGCAGGGCGGTCGTTGAGCTCTTCACGAACCCCCGCCACCACCTGGTCACGCAACGCGGCCAGGTCGTTCGGCGGCGGAGGAGACCAGGTGCGCGCGTAGCGCTCCGACTCCACCTCTGCGGCCAGTGCGACGAGGGCGTCGACCGTCGTGTCCGGGAGGTGGCGGCCCGTCCTCTGCGCGACCTGGCTCGCCACGACGGCCGGGACCTGGCGGAGCGTGACGGACGCCTGCCAGCGAACGCCCAGGTCGTCGAGCTGCCGGACGAGATCCGCCCACGTCGACTCGACGTCGAGCTCGGGGGTCGAGCCCCCTCGGCGTCGCACCGCCACCCACCCCACGACCGACAGGACGAGGACGACCACCAGGGTGATGATGCCCGCGCCCCAGCCGCCCCCTGAGGTCGCCTGGCCGTCTTCCTGCCCGGCACCTGCCCCTGGCGCCGGAGCCGTGGTCTGACCGGTTCCGGCCGTGGCGTCCGGGCCGACCTGGCTCGTCGGCACGTCGTCGGGCACGGACGTCGAGTCGTCACCCGAGGGGCCGAGCAACGGGTCGGCCCAGGAGGGGACAGGGCCGGCCTGCACCGCGGGGGTCGGCTCGAACCTGACCCATCCCTGACCCGGGAAGTACAGCTCCGGCCAGGCGTGCGAGTCCTTGCCGGTGACCTGGTAGACGTTGTCGCTCGTGCGCTCGCCCGGCAGGAAGCCCACGGCCAGGCGCGCCGGGATCCCGACCGAGCGGGCCATCATCGTCATCGAGGTCGCGAACTGGACGCAGTATCCTTCGCGGTCCTGGAGGAAGTTCCACACCGTGTCGTCGGTCGCGCCGTCGGGGACCTGCGTGGAGTAGGTGAAGTTGGCTCCGTCGCGGAAGTAGGACTGCAGGGCGACCGCGGCGTCGTAGCGCGTCGTGGTGCCCGCGACGATCTCTTCGGCAAGGGTGCGGATCTCGTCCCGGTGCGCGCTGTCGGGGACCTCGACCACGTTGGGGTCGTCCACGTCGTCGCCCGAGCTGGTCCGCAGCGCGTCGGCGGTCAGCTGGCGCGCGAAGACCTCGAACGAGTAGGTCATGCCTGGCGTCGTCGCAGAGCTCCCCGACACCTCGTCCCGGGAGTCGTCGTAGAACCACTCGCCCTCGACGTCGATCGACCTGGGCTCGGTCGGCAGGACCAGCTTCTCGTCGCGCAGCGTCCGGAGCGTGACGTCGACCGTCCGGGGGTCGCCCGACCCGATCTCGGCGCCGGTGGGCCACAGCACCTGCCCGGCGTCGACCGGGGGGCCTTGCCTCGAGTCGCCGCGGCGCCAGCTCTTCCCGTCGAAGCCGGTCAGCGTGAACATGCGCAGGGGGCCGATGCTGGTGCTGGTTCCTCCCTGCGCCGCCTCCTGCGGAAACTCGTAGGTCAGCGCGACCTCCTGGGAGCGGGCGCCGAGGTCGTCCTCCATGTCCAGGTCGCTGGCCAGGCGTTCGGTCGGGCCGGCGGTCGTGAAGAACGCCGACCACGGCGAGCTCAGGATCTGGGGGATCGCGCCGGCGGCGCTGCCCGCGACGAGCGCCACCACGGCGATCGCCGCGGTGGCTCCCAGGATTCCTCCGGCACGCAGGACCCGTGCGGCGGGGCCGACGGGGGCGGCCGCTGCGCCCCGGCGACGGCTCGCGAGGTGCGGGTTGTCGACCGCCACGAGAAGAAGGAGCGCGACGACCGTGACGACGAACACGGGCGGCGGGATGGCGCCTTCGATGACCAGGGGCGGGATCCACAGGGCGAGGAGCGGGAGCGCGGCTGCCGCGGGGAACCGCAGGCCGCCCACGACGAGGTCGGTGGCGAGGAAGACGAGGCCGGCACCGGCCACCGCGATGAGGGCGAGGGGGAACGAGGGGTCGATCGGGGCGACCTCGGCGGCGATCAGTGCCCGCCCCGCCGCGAGGCGGGCCAGGAGGCGATCGATGCTCGCGCCGCTGATCGCGAGGTCGATGCCGCGTGAGGTCGGCCCGCCGAACAGGGCCAGGAGTCCCCAGGCCCCGACCACCAGTCCCGACAGCGTGGGGACGATCCCCCTGAGCCCGACGTCGTGGCGTCGCGAGCGAGCATCAGGACCGCGCTCGAGCAGGAGTCGGGTGCCCCCGGTCACGAGTGCGAGCACCAGGACGAGCGCCGTCCCGGTGCTGGTCCACTGCCCTGGTCCGATGAGCACCGTGAGGGCTCGGAACGACGCGAGGGTCGCGACGACGACGAGGGCGGTGGTGGCGACGACCCGCAGGACGGTCGCGCGCGAGGCGCGGCGGGTTGGCTGGGGGGACGTGCTCGTCACCGGTGCTCCTCCATGAGTCGGTTCCATGCGTCGGTGATCGTGGTGGAGCGCGGGTCGACGGCGACGGCGTGCCACCCGATCGTGCGGAGCCTGGTCAAGGTGTCCTGGACGGCGGCGTCCCGGTCGTCGTGCGCGGGGGCGACGACGAAGGCCCAGTGGTTGCCGTCTCCCGCCAGCGGGACGAGCGACGGCCCGGAGAGGGGGCCGAGAGGGCCGATCACCGCGAACGTCAGCTCGCCGGGACGTCGAGAGGCTCGCAGCGCGTCCGCGGTCGCCGCGAGAGCGCGCTCCGCGTCACGCGGGCTGGCGTGGCCCTCGAGGTCGATCGTGTCGTCGAGGATCTGAGCGGCACCGTCGCTCCCGCGCCCGGTCGAGTAGGGGTACGCCTCGAGGGCAGGCGCCGCGGTCGACGCGACGAGCCGGGCCGGGTGTCCGGCACCCAGGAGCGTGACGGCGACCGAGGCCGCCGCCTCGACCGCCCATTCCCCGTCCTGCGCCGCCCGCGACGACCTGTCGGTGTCCGGAGGGGGGAGGACTCCTCGGTCGAGGAGCACGGTGACGGGCGGCACGCCGGCGTTCTCGTCGGTGCGCACCATGAGCTGTCCTCGGCGGGCGGCCGTGGCCCAGTGCACGCGGCGGGGGTCGTCGCCCGAGACGTACTCTCTCAGGATGCTGTCGTCGCTCGACGAGGTGCGCGCACCGTTGGCGGACCGGGCGAGGTCGCCGAAGGCGCGCGACCCGCGTGTCGCCAGCTCGGTCGTGCGCGGGCGGACGGAGACCATGCTCCGTTCCCCGAGCGGCTGCGCGGCCCGGACGAGGCCGAAGACGTCCACCCTGCTGGTGAGGACGGGGCCGAGCGGCCAGCGACCGCGGTGCTCGGGGCGCAGCCGGTAGCGGACGGCGATCCGGTCGGGGTGCGAGACGACCTGCGCGCGCAGCGCGTCGTGCTCGCACAGCTCGGCCGCTGCCTGCTCGCTGATCTGCAGCCGAGCGAGTCGTGCGAGCGCCGTCGCGGTCGGGGAGACGGGGGAGACGAGGAGCCGGGTGGTGACCTGATGACCGCGGACCGCGGGATCCGGCTCGACACGGCGCGAGACGCGCAGGGCGCCCCGGCCCCGGTCGATCCTGCGCAGCACCATCCAGGCCCAGGCACCGCCGACGACGAGCAGCCCTGCTGCGCCGAGCGCGACGAGGTCCGCGAGGCCGAGGGCGGTGCCGGCGGCGACGAGGGCGACGCTCGCTGCGAGGACTGCGGTACCCCGGGTGGTGGGACGGACTCGCGCGAGCCTGCTCGGGCTCCGCGGTGCGCGACGCGGACCAGGCACCTCAGTGACGTTCCGTCGCCGTGTGGGCCGGGATCGGGGTCGCCTCGACGAGGGAGCGCACGACCTGCTCGGTCGTGCGGCCCGCGAGCCGGGACTCGGTCGAGAGGATCAGCCGGTGCGCCAGGACGGGCTGCGCCAGGAGCTGGACGTCGTCCGGCAGGACGTGGTCACGACCCGCCATCGCGGCGACCGCCTTGGCGGCGCGCAGCAGCTGGAGCGAGGTACGGGGGGAGGCGCCGAGCTTCAGGCCGGGGTGCTCCCTGGTCTGGGTGACGAGCGCGAGCACGTAGCGCTTGACGGCGGGCGAGGCGTAGACGGACCGGGCGACCTGGGCGAACCTCAGGATCGTCGGGCCGTCGACGACCGGTTCGATGTGCTCGAGCGGGGTGTCCGACTCCTGGCGCTCGAGCATCTCGAGCTCGGCGTCGAGGTCCGGGTAGCCGACCGTGAGCCGGGCCATGAAGCGGTCCCGCTGCGCCTCGGGGAGGGGGTACGTGCCCTCCATCTCGACGGGGTTCTGGGTGGCGACGACGAGGAACGGGCGAGGGAGCCGGTGCGTGGTCCCGTCGACCGTCGTCTGCCCTTCCTCCATGCACTCGAGCAGGGCGGACTGGGTCTTGGGCGACGCTCGGTTGATCTCGTCGCCGATGACGATGTTGGAGAACACGGGTCCCGGACGGAACTCGAAGTCGTGGGTCTCCGTGCGGAAGATGTTGACCCCGGTGAGGTCGCTGGGCAGCAGGTCCGGTGTGAACTGGATGCGCCCGACGTGGCAGTCGATCGTCCGGGCGAGCGCCTTGGCGAGCGTCGTCTTGCCGACGCCGGGGACGTCCTCGAGGAGGAGGTGTCCCTCTGCGAGGAGGACGGCGACCGTCAGGTGGACGAGCTCCGGCCGTCCGGAGATCACCGACTCGATCCGGGTCCGGATCCGTCCGGTCGCCTCGACGAGCTCGCCGAGAGGATCGATCCCGTCGCGCCGTGGCGCGGTGGAGTAGTCGGTGAGCACGAGAACCTCCGTTGGTCACGCCTTGCATCTGGAAGGTCGAGCCTAGTTGACCATCCTCCCCACTTCCCTCCACGTCCGGATCACGGGATCGTCCGCCGAGCGCGCGGACCGGGGACGAGTCGGGCGTACTCCGCGAAGGCCCCGCAGCGGCGACGCAACGCGCGCGGCGCGCTCCACTGCTGCCCATGCCTCCTGACCTGCGGAGATTCTGCGAAGAGGGGTGAAATGAATCCGATATCCCAGGCCCGGTGGAGGCATGTGGAGTACTGTGGAGGACGAGGGAGCGGGAGGGGAGGTGCAGGCTGATGAACGAGTCGTTCAGCGGTTCTCCGAGCCTGCTCCTCGGGACGTACACCCCTCGGCTCGACGACAAGGGACGGCTCATCCTGCCTGCGAAGTTCCGTGGACAGCTCGCCTCGGGGCTGGTCATGACCAGGGGGCAGGAGAGGTGCTTGTTCCTCCTGCCGATGGACGAGTTCCGCCGGATGTACGACCAGATCCGCCAGGCCCCCGTCACGAGCAAGCAGGCGAGGGACTACCTCCGCGTCTTCCTCTCGGGAGCCAGCGACGAGATCCCGGACAAGCAGGGCAGGATCTCGATCCCGGCCCCGCTGCGGACGTACGCGGGGCTCGACCGGGACGTCGCCGTGATCGGTGCCGGCACCCGTGTCGAGATCTGGGACGCCGCCGCGTGGGAGACGTACCTCGCCGACCAGGAGGCCGAGTACGCCGCCACGGCCGAGGAGGTGCTCCCGGCGTTGCGCTTCTGATCGCACGGACCTCCGGGTCCGACCCGCACGAGAGACCAGCACGAGCAGCACGAGAAGCAGGTGGCAGGCTCCGCACGATGAGGCCTCCTCCCGCCCGGTCTGGCGCACTTCCCCGGCGCCAGAAAGGACGCGGAGGGAGACCTGATCGGGCGGGGCGGCCCGCAGGACGAACGACGAACAGCCCCGCACAGAATGCACCACCCCTCTTCAGCCCGACGAGGACCGACCAGGAAGGAGGCGTCATGACCACACCTCGCAGCACGTCAGGATCAGGAGCGGAGGACCGTCACGTGCCGGTCCTCCTGCAACGGTGCGTGGACCTCCTCGCCCCTGCCCTCGCCGAACCCGGTTCCGTGCTGGTCGACTGCACGCTCGGGATGGGTGGCCACACGGAGGCGGTGCTCGAGCAGGTCCCCACCGCACGTGTCGTGGGGATCGACCGCGACCCGCAGGCCATCGCGCTCGCCTCGGAGCGGCTCGCCCGCTTCGGTGAGCGGTTCCAGGCCGTGCACGCGGTCTACGACGAGATCGGCGAGGTCGTCGCGGACCTGGGGCTGTCCGCCGTCCAGGGCGTCCTCATGGACCTCGGCGTCTCGTCGCTGCAGATCGACGAGTCGGAGCGCGGCTTCTCGTACGCCCAGGACGCACCGCTCGACATGCGCATGGACACGACGGCGGGCCTGACGGCGGCCGACGTCCTCAACACCTACGACGAGCGAGAGCTGACGAGGATCCTGCGGGAGTACGGCGAGGAGCGCTTCGCGCAGCGGATCGCGCGAGCGGTCGTCCGTCGCCGTGAGGTCGAGCCCTGGACCCGCAGCGCCGCTCTGGTGGACCTCGTGCGGTCGAACATCCCGGCTGCCACGCGCAAGACCGGTGGCAACCCGGCCAAGCGCACCTTCCAGGCGCTGCGGATCGAGGTCAACGGCGAGCTCGAGGTGCTCGAGCGCGCTGTACCGGCCGCTGTCGACGTCCTTGCCGTGGGAGGCCGGATCGTCGTCGAGTCCTACCAGTCGCTCGAGGACCGCATCGTCAAGCGCGAGCTCGCCCGCGGCGCGACGTCGAGCGCGCCTGCCGGGCTGCCCGTCGAGCCCGAGACCCACAAGCCCTATCTCAAGCTGCTCGTCCGCGGGGCCGAGGAGGCTCCTGCCGACGAGCTCGAGCGCAACCCGCGCTCGGCCTCGGTCCGGCTGCGGGCCGCCGAGAGGCTGCGACCCACACCTGACCACCTACGCCACCGCCCACGAGGGGAGAACAAGCCATGAGCGCACGACAGGCCGCTGCCCGGCCTCTGACGTCGACCAGCCCGGCGCCCGCCCGCAGGCCGTCGCTCACCGCCCTGCCGGGAGGCGCAGCGGGGAGGTCGCAGCGCCCGCGGCTCGAGGCGGTGCGAGCCCCGCTGCAGGTGCGGTCCCGCGTGCCCTTCCTGGTCCTGTGCATGTCGATCCTCGGGGCCGCGCTGCTGGGTGCGCTCCTGCTGAACACGACCATGGCCAAGGGGTCGTACCAGATCTCGGACCTGCGGACCAAGGCGGGGGTGCTCGAGCAGGACACGCAGTCCCTGCACTCGCAGCTGCAGGCCGCGGCGACGTCGCTCCACAGCCGGGCGACCGCGCTGGGCATGGTCGAGTCCGACGCGCCGACGATGCTGCGCCTGTCGGACGGTGCGATCGTGGGAGCGCCGGAGGCCGGGAGCGTCCCGTGACCCGTGGGGCGGACCGGCAGGGTCGTGGCGCTCAGCCACGCCGTGCCGGGGCGTCCCGTGGGAGCGCCTCGGCGCCCCGCAAGGCCGGCGACCGCTCTGCGAGCGAGGCGTCGGCCGTGCGCGGCGCGAGCAGCGCTCAGCGGTCGCCCGCGCAGGGTTCGACCGTGGCCCGCAGTGGTGGAGCGGGGCGGGGCACGGGGCTCGGCCGACCCGCTGCGGCCGCCCTGCCCGCCCCCGGGCGTCCGGAACGTCGTCAGCGCTGGATCATGGGGATCGCCCTGGCGGTCCTGCTGGTCTTCGCGGTCCGGCTCGTCTACGTCCAGGTCGTGATCGGCCCGAGCCTCGCTCAGGCGGCCGAGAACCAGCGCACGCAGTCGCACGTGACGATGGCGCACCGTGGGGACATCACGGACGCCGACGGCGTGGTGCTGGCCACGTCGATCGACCGCTACACGGTCTCGGCGGACCAGAAGACGATCCCGGACTTCGTGCCGTCGGCCCGGCACACGGTC
Proteins encoded:
- a CDS encoding cold-shock protein; protein product: MAQGSVKWFNAEKGYGFIAQDGGGADVFVHYSAIEAQGYRSLEEAQRVEFEITQGPKGPQAENVRPL
- a CDS encoding spermidine synthase translates to MGRKTTGRSSRRSSASTSPPTETVPPSRRGRAGARPQGAETTRDLPTEELRTSTGTARLVPDPDGSTGVTLLVNGVPSSHLDLADPGLLTFEYMQQMAAVLAALPPGPLRVVHLGAAGCTFARYVEHERPDSRQVAVDLDADLVTRVREWFALPRAPRLRLRAGDARAELATLADASADVVVRDVFAGDTTPEHVTTTAFVRDVLRVLRPGGLYLANCADRPPLALARAELATAVSALAASGSTDRDVWDEVGLIAEPGQLKGRRYGNLVLVAVRGAAPTVAGSSDTSAPAGLDLRDAGLARTLRSLPVPATLLTGEEARRFAGTAAPLEDPPVPGPPTDPEPSLPPADATSAGAADADGRDVVGHGKG
- a CDS encoding SAV_6107 family HEPN domain-containing protein, with the translated sequence MTTQHRALPGAGAVAPEVARLLARADAELVAAGLTADPAERFVHSHLGALRSAAAVVALRGRPSSRSRARSVWDMLALVEPGLSGWSVYFAGGARIRAAVDAGRFDAVEAHQADEIMACAEDFRDEVAMLVDPDVGFVRHPSLRVVAS
- the dinB gene encoding DNA polymerase IV: MSRGPRATQARRDWGDDETGCSILHVDMDAFFASVELTRRPELVGRPVIVGGAERSVVLAATYEAREFGVHSAMPMALARRLCPHAVIVPPDHRAYQDASRAVMEIVHEITALVEQISIDEAFLDVSGARRRLGAPTFIAQGLRERVRQEVGITCSVGIATTKFVAKLASTHAKPDGLMLVPASSTVPFLRTLPAGALWGVGERTEKTLAGWGITTVAELADTDVATLQAAVGKAAGAHLHDLAWGRDPRPVEPGRAEQSIGAETTFAQDLYDFAVIGSALLGLADRCASRLRSQGFVARTVSVKVRTADFRTLTRSRTLASPTDVAQEIHAVALELARGVDRRGLPVRLVGVRAENLERRGASVEQPTLEESVQEASGAQREAERALDLIRDRFGVNSIGPASTRRRSTTTRADVELS
- a CDS encoding DUF3040 domain-containing protein is translated as MERALTSDDPRLATTLQSSPRKSGLRYVAAGVGVVGGLLLLVFGAASASPVLGVAGFVVMFAGVAFAFSAPRKSTTGPVGVVDEHGKVTPPKASAKGGASRQGFLTRLEERWDRRREQGGR
- a CDS encoding transglutaminase family protein is translated as MTSTSPQPTRRASRATVLRVVATTALVVVATLASFRALTVLIGPGQWTSTGTALVLVLALVTGGTRLLLERGPDARSRRHDVGLRGIVPTLSGLVVGAWGLLALFGGPTSRGIDLAISGASIDRLLARLAAGRALIAAEVAPIDPSFPLALIAVAGAGLVFLATDLVVGGLRFPAAAALPLLALWIPPLVIEGAIPPPVFVVTVVALLLLVAVDNPHLASRRRGAAAAPVGPAARVLRAGGILGATAAIAVVALVAGSAAGAIPQILSSPWSAFFTTAGPTERLASDLDMEDDLGARSQEVALTYEFPQEAAQGGTSTSIGPLRMFTLTGFDGKSWRRGDSRQGPPVDAGQVLWPTGAEIGSGDPRTVDVTLRTLRDEKLVLPTEPRSIDVEGEWFYDDSRDEVSGSSATTPGMTYSFEVFARQLTADALRTSSGDDVDDPNVVEVPDSAHRDEIRTLAEEIVAGTTTRYDAAVALQSYFRDGANFTYSTQVPDGATDDTVWNFLQDREGYCVQFATSMTMMARSVGIPARLAVGFLPGERTSDNVYQVTGKDSHAWPELYFPGQGWVRFEPTPAVQAGPVPSWADPLLGPSGDDSTSVPDDVPTSQVGPDATAGTGQTTAPAPGAGAGQEDGQATSGGGWGAGIITLVVVLVLSVVGWVAVRRRGGSTPELDVESTWADLVRQLDDLGVRWQASVTLRQVPAVVASQVAQRTGRHLPDTTVDALVALAAEVESERYARTWSPPPPNDLAALRDQVVAGVREELNDRPARVDGPNALPVG
- a CDS encoding DUF58 domain-containing protein — protein: MPGPRRAPRSPSRLARVRPTTRGTAVLAASVALVAAGTALGLADLVALGAAGLLVVGGAWAWMVLRRIDRGRGALRVSRRVEPDPAVRGHQVTTRLLVSPVSPTATALARLARLQISEQAAAELCEHDALRAQVVSHPDRIAVRYRLRPEHRGRWPLGPVLTSRVDVFGLVRAAQPLGERSMVSVRPRTTELATRGSRAFGDLARSANGARTSSSDDSILREYVSGDDPRRVHWATAARRGQLMVRTDENAGVPPVTVLLDRGVLPPPDTDRSSRAAQDGEWAVEAAASVAVTLLGAGHPARLVASTAAPALEAYPYSTGRGSDGAAQILDDTIDLEGHASPRDAERALAATADALRASRRPGELTFAVIGPLGPLSGPSLVPLAGDGNHWAFVVAPAHDDRDAAVQDTLTRLRTIGWHAVAVDPRSTTITDAWNRLMEEHR
- a CDS encoding AAA family ATPase; this translates as MLTDYSTAPRRDGIDPLGELVEATGRIRTRIESVISGRPELVHLTVAVLLAEGHLLLEDVPGVGKTTLAKALARTIDCHVGRIQFTPDLLPSDLTGVNIFRTETHDFEFRPGPVFSNIVIGDEINRASPKTQSALLECMEEGQTTVDGTTHRLPRPFLVVATQNPVEMEGTYPLPEAQRDRFMARLTVGYPDLDAELEMLERQESDTPLEHIEPVVDGPTILRFAQVARSVYASPAVKRYVLALVTQTREHPGLKLGASPRTSLQLLRAAKAVAAMAGRDHVLPDDVQLLAQPVLAHRLILSTESRLAGRTTEQVVRSLVEATPIPAHTATERH
- the mraZ gene encoding division/cell wall cluster transcriptional repressor MraZ — its product is MLLGTYTPRLDDKGRLILPAKFRGQLASGLVMTRGQERCLFLLPMDEFRRMYDQIRQAPVTSKQARDYLRVFLSGASDEIPDKQGRISIPAPLRTYAGLDRDVAVIGAGTRVEIWDAAAWETYLADQEAEYAATAEEVLPALRF
- the rsmH gene encoding 16S rRNA (cytosine(1402)-N(4))-methyltransferase RsmH produces the protein MTTPRSTSGSGAEDRHVPVLLQRCVDLLAPALAEPGSVLVDCTLGMGGHTEAVLEQVPTARVVGIDRDPQAIALASERLARFGERFQAVHAVYDEIGEVVADLGLSAVQGVLMDLGVSSLQIDESERGFSYAQDAPLDMRMDTTAGLTAADVLNTYDERELTRILREYGEERFAQRIARAVVRRREVEPWTRSAALVDLVRSNIPAATRKTGGNPAKRTFQALRIEVNGELEVLERAVPAAVDVLAVGGRIVVESYQSLEDRIVKRELARGATSSAPAGLPVEPETHKPYLKLLVRGAEEAPADELERNPRSASVRLRAAERLRPTPDHLRHRPRGENKP